A genomic stretch from uncultured Pseudodesulfovibrio sp. includes:
- a CDS encoding DJ-1/PfpI family protein, with product MAVKKILLLVGDFVEDYEAMVPFQMLQMVGHVVDSVCPGKKAGETVATAVHDFEGHQTYTEKPGHNFMVTATFEDIRAEEYDALVIPGGRSPEYLRLNPAVIACVQHFAKANKPIAAVCHGQQLLTAADVIKGKTCTAYPAVKPEVEAAGATWCEVNATASNACVDGNIVTGPAWPAHPEWMREFLKVLGSTIEP from the coding sequence ATGGCTGTAAAGAAAATTCTGCTTTTGGTCGGTGATTTCGTTGAAGATTATGAGGCAATGGTGCCGTTTCAGATGCTTCAGATGGTAGGCCATGTCGTGGATTCCGTCTGTCCTGGCAAAAAAGCGGGGGAAACCGTGGCCACGGCTGTGCATGATTTTGAAGGGCATCAGACATACACGGAAAAACCGGGTCACAATTTCATGGTAACGGCGACTTTTGAGGATATCAGGGCCGAAGAGTATGACGCGCTGGTGATTCCCGGGGGGCGCTCTCCCGAATACCTGCGCCTGAATCCGGCAGTGATCGCTTGTGTGCAGCACTTCGCCAAGGCAAACAAACCCATTGCCGCAGTTTGCCACGGTCAGCAGCTTTTGACTGCCGCCGATGTCATCAAGGGTAAGACCTGTACCGCATATCCTGCCGTTAAACCCGAAGTCGAGGCCGCAGGAGCCACCTGGTGCGAAGTTAATGCGACAGCTTCCAACGCCTGTGTGGATGGCAATATCGTGACCGGACCTGCATGGCCTGCCCATCCTGAGTGGATGCGGGAATTTCTGAAAGTGCTTGGATCAACCATAGAACCTTAG
- a CDS encoding exodeoxyribonuclease III, translating into MIIYSWNVNGYRAVLKKDFRDWLDGCGGDVVMLQETKVDPDQLGEDDREPDSYSNHYWNWSKKKKGYSGVACFANPEPIAVTTGLPDPRFQDEGRVLHLEYPDFHLFNIYFPNGQMSDERLDFKMGFYDSFLEHAEELRKDKPIVVGGDFNTAHTEIDLKNPKPNADRSGFLPVERAWIDKFIAAGYVDTFRMFEEGPNHYSWWSYRFNARKNNAGWRIDYFFVSEELRDKVVGAWIEPDVMGSDHCPVGVEIDI; encoded by the coding sequence ATGATCATCTATTCCTGGAACGTCAACGGCTATCGGGCCGTGCTGAAAAAGGACTTCCGCGACTGGCTGGATGGCTGCGGCGGTGACGTGGTCATGTTGCAGGAAACCAAGGTCGATCCCGATCAACTCGGTGAAGATGACCGTGAGCCGGATTCCTACTCCAATCATTATTGGAATTGGTCCAAGAAAAAGAAAGGCTATTCCGGTGTGGCTTGTTTTGCCAATCCGGAACCCATTGCCGTGACCACTGGCTTGCCCGATCCACGTTTTCAGGATGAAGGCCGCGTACTCCATCTTGAATACCCGGATTTTCATCTCTTCAATATTTATTTCCCCAACGGTCAGATGTCGGACGAGCGGCTCGACTTCAAGATGGGTTTTTATGACAGCTTCCTTGAACATGCCGAGGAGCTGCGCAAGGACAAACCTATCGTGGTCGGCGGCGATTTTAACACCGCGCATACAGAAATCGACCTGAAAAACCCCAAACCCAACGCTGATAGGTCCGGTTTTCTGCCTGTCGAACGAGCCTGGATTGATAAATTTATTGCTGCTGGATACGTGGACACTTTTCGTATGTTTGAAGAAGGACCGAACCACTATTCATGGTGGTCTTATCGGTTTAACGCCCGAAAAAACAATGCAGGGTGGCGCATTGACTACTTTTTCGTATCCGAAGAATTGAGGGATAAGGTCGTGGGTGCCTGGATCGAACCCGATGTCATGGGGTCCGACCACTGCCCGGTGGGTGTTGAGATCGACATCTAG
- the thpR gene encoding RNA 2',3'-cyclic phosphodiesterase — protein MPRLFIGLGLPETYQQSVTPFTDGLNAGLDASVRWMRPGNWHLTLKFLGDIDEDMIPAIVETLSSITFREFPMQAGDSGAFPGVKRPRVIWLGLKQGAQQCADLAEVIEEAMADIGIGREKKRFRPHLTIGWVKRPGQDDWKAVLARANQDWPEFTAKRFTLWQSELNPTGAVHTVLHDFSLKAD, from the coding sequence ATGCCTCGTTTGTTCATAGGCCTTGGTTTGCCGGAAACCTATCAGCAAAGCGTCACCCCTTTTACGGATGGTCTGAATGCAGGTCTGGACGCCTCAGTGCGTTGGATGCGTCCCGGCAACTGGCATCTGACCCTCAAGTTCCTCGGCGACATTGACGAGGACATGATTCCAGCAATCGTTGAAACGCTTTCATCAATTACATTTCGGGAATTCCCCATGCAGGCCGGTGATTCAGGAGCTTTCCCCGGGGTGAAGCGCCCTCGTGTCATTTGGCTGGGACTCAAACAGGGTGCGCAACAGTGCGCCGATCTGGCCGAAGTAATAGAAGAGGCCATGGCAGATATAGGTATTGGGCGGGAGAAAAAACGTTTCCGGCCTCACCTGACCATCGGTTGGGTCAAAAGGCCGGGACAGGACGACTGGAAGGCAGTCCTCGCCAGAGCGAATCAGGATTGGCCGGAGTTCACAGCAAAGCGATTCACCCTATGGCAAAGCGAACTGAACCCGACCGGCGCGGTACATACTGTATTACATGATTTTTCTTTGAAAGCTGACTAG
- a CDS encoding malic enzyme-like NAD(P)-binding protein: MALFTKQEALDYHSDKRKGKLEVISIKPCDNQKHLSMAYSPGVAEACREIAADTEKVYEYTNKGNLVAVVSNGTAVLGLGNIGPEAGKPVMEGKGVLFKIFSDIDVYDININAKTADEVVSFCKMLEPTFGGINLEDIKAPECFEIETRLKEQMGIPVFHDDQHGTAIISAAGIMNALEISGKKIEEIKIVVSGAGAAAIACSNLYVHMGVKRENIFMFDSRGLIHAGRDGLNEFKKNFAQAEDRGSLADCMVGADMFLGLSVKDAINQDMVKTMADNAIIFACANPDPEIPYPDVKEVRPDIIMGTGRSDFPNQVNNVLGFPFIFRGALDCRATTINEEMKIAAAEALAQLAKEPVAQDICDAYGVDTLEYGIDYIIPKPLDPRVLTWLAPAVAKAAMETGVAKIQLDLEQYKKDLAARMQASKARTKAVVDTFGYDF; the protein is encoded by the coding sequence ATGGCACTGTTCACGAAGCAAGAGGCATTGGATTACCATTCCGACAAGCGCAAGGGCAAACTGGAGGTTATCTCCATCAAGCCGTGCGACAACCAGAAGCATCTCTCCATGGCATACAGCCCTGGCGTTGCAGAAGCCTGCCGCGAAATCGCAGCGGACACCGAAAAAGTCTACGAATACACAAACAAGGGCAACCTCGTTGCTGTTGTTTCCAACGGCACCGCAGTTCTGGGCCTTGGCAATATCGGTCCCGAAGCAGGCAAGCCGGTCATGGAAGGCAAAGGCGTCCTGTTCAAGATCTTTTCCGATATCGATGTCTACGACATCAACATCAACGCCAAAACAGCCGACGAAGTTGTGTCCTTCTGCAAAATGCTTGAACCGACCTTCGGCGGTATCAATCTCGAAGACATCAAGGCTCCCGAGTGCTTTGAAATTGAAACCAGGCTCAAGGAACAGATGGGTATTCCCGTCTTCCACGACGACCAGCACGGTACGGCCATCATTTCTGCCGCAGGCATCATGAATGCCCTTGAAATCTCCGGCAAAAAAATTGAGGAAATCAAGATCGTGGTTTCCGGTGCCGGTGCTGCTGCCATCGCCTGCTCCAACCTGTACGTTCACATGGGCGTCAAGCGCGAAAACATCTTCATGTTCGATTCCCGTGGTCTGATCCACGCCGGACGCGATGGTCTCAACGAATTCAAGAAGAACTTTGCACAGGCGGAAGATCGCGGCTCCCTTGCCGACTGCATGGTCGGTGCCGACATGTTCCTGGGTCTGTCCGTCAAGGACGCCATCAATCAGGATATGGTCAAGACAATGGCTGACAATGCCATCATCTTCGCCTGCGCCAATCCCGATCCAGAAATCCCGTACCCGGACGTCAAAGAAGTACGCCCCGATATCATCATGGGCACCGGGCGCTCCGACTTCCCCAACCAGGTCAACAACGTCCTCGGCTTCCCGTTCATCTTCCGCGGCGCGCTTGACTGCCGCGCCACGACCATCAATGAAGAGATGAAAATCGCTGCTGCCGAAGCTCTGGCACAACTGGCCAAGGAGCCTGTGGCTCAGGATATCTGTGATGCCTACGGCGTGGACACGCTGGAATACGGTATTGATTACATCATTCCCAAGCCGCTCGATCCCCGCGTCCTGACCTGGCTTGCCCCGGCAGTTGCCAAGGCCGCCATGGAGACTGGCGTTGCCAAGATCCAACTCGACCTGGAGCAGTACAAGAAAGACCTCGCAGCCCGTATGCAGGCTTCCAAGGCCCGCACCAAAGCCGTGGTCGACACCTTCGGCTACGACTTCTAG
- a CDS encoding GGDEF domain-containing protein produces the protein MENVFYRELLDSLAEGVYFLNLDRKITYWNKAAERLSGYTAEEVLGKSCSDNVLCHVNADGDELCLDGCPMLETMQDGVVREASVYMHHKFGHRVPVFVRASPMRDGTGKIIGAVEVFSNSEEKVDILKEIEALRKEVLTDQLTGIGNRRYADITMERLDRTMDENSVAFGVLFVDIDHFKRVNDTWGHDVGDMVLAMVAKTLGSILRPLDVACRWGGEEFVVFISNTTVEGLAVIAERLRMLIEHSRMEHKGSRVNVTVSVGGAVAADGESAKCVVTRADRQLYACKNSGRNCACINDVKCAAK, from the coding sequence ATGGAGAATGTTTTTTATAGGGAGTTGCTCGATTCGCTTGCCGAAGGAGTGTATTTTTTGAATTTGGATCGAAAAATTACCTACTGGAACAAGGCTGCCGAACGGTTGAGCGGGTATACGGCCGAGGAAGTACTCGGCAAAAGCTGTTCGGACAATGTTCTGTGTCATGTCAATGCTGACGGTGATGAGTTGTGCCTTGACGGATGCCCTATGCTTGAAACCATGCAGGATGGGGTGGTCCGCGAAGCTTCTGTATATATGCACCATAAGTTTGGACACCGGGTTCCGGTGTTTGTTCGGGCGTCTCCCATGCGTGATGGGACGGGTAAAATTATAGGTGCCGTGGAAGTTTTTTCCAACAGTGAAGAAAAGGTGGATATCCTGAAAGAGATAGAGGCGCTTCGCAAAGAAGTGCTTACTGATCAGCTCACCGGCATAGGTAATCGTCGGTATGCGGACATAACCATGGAGCGGCTTGATCGAACCATGGATGAAAACAGTGTCGCGTTCGGTGTGCTGTTCGTTGACATAGACCATTTCAAAAGAGTGAACGATACTTGGGGACATGATGTCGGCGACATGGTCCTTGCCATGGTGGCAAAAACGCTTGGTTCCATACTCAGACCCCTGGACGTCGCCTGCCGTTGGGGCGGTGAGGAATTCGTCGTTTTTATTTCCAATACAACCGTCGAGGGGCTGGCTGTTATCGCTGAACGCCTGCGAATGCTTATCGAACATTCCCGAATGGAACATAAAGGGAGTCGCGTCAATGTGACGGTATCTGTCGGTGGAGCTGTTGCTGCTGACGGGGAAAGTGCCAAATGTGTCGTGACGCGTGCTGATAGGCAATTGTACGCATGCAAGAATTCCGGTCGTAACTGCGCCTGCATCAACGACGTAAAATGCGCCGCAAAGTAG
- a CDS encoding TRAP transporter fused permease subunit: MYDKLNKIEQFLFDFLSVGLVLFYSWSAIFEPAATQFHRGIYVIVTYVLVFLIYKSKNLFLRILDYLLMVASTVTVGYWIINFEAINYRTGIETETDQWMAMVGVLIGVELARRVVGNVFVVIGVGMLLFGMYGEHMPELIAHAGASFPELCTSIFYRSDGVFGIMANVLATYIILFVLFGAFLEKCGAQKFFIDFPLAAVGHKVGGPAKVSVIASGLFGSISGSAIANTVSTGAFTIPMMKKAGFKPHVAGGIEPAASIGGMFMPPIMGAGGFIMAEMTGLPYSHIMLVALFPAIMYFFSVFVMVHYEAKKSGVVGERYKYSAMEIFRKEWLYTLPLLVITIFMLAGYSPGYSAIVGLATCIGLSFKDEGHHIDPTLLCIMGLMVVSPWLIKIIGAAGGPEAVKAVKPFMSGRILLLYGLILAAGVFAYRRQTVSGMKGELSEFVEAARMGTINSLKIGATVGVIGIIIGVLTYSGLVLTFADIVIELANGNLVATILLIALASLILGMGVPVTAAYLITAVVAVPALTHLGVNEVAAHMIVYWLSQDSNITPPVCIAAFAGATIAKANMWKTAFTAFKFAKFLYLAPFMFAYIPAFTLDAPPTQIVIWFAIIAVCVYMYSWFMSGIWFSPLKRLFSSAPA, encoded by the coding sequence ATGTACGACAAACTGAACAAAATCGAACAGTTCTTATTTGATTTCCTGTCCGTGGGTCTGGTCCTGTTCTATTCATGGTCCGCCATTTTCGAACCTGCGGCCACCCAGTTTCATCGGGGCATTTATGTCATCGTGACTTATGTCCTGGTCTTCCTGATCTACAAATCCAAGAATCTTTTCCTACGGATTCTGGACTACTTGCTCATGGTGGCGTCGACAGTCACCGTGGGATACTGGATCATTAATTTTGAAGCGATCAACTACCGTACCGGCATAGAGACCGAAACGGATCAATGGATGGCAATGGTCGGCGTGCTGATCGGCGTTGAACTGGCCCGACGCGTTGTCGGCAACGTCTTTGTCGTGATTGGCGTAGGAATGCTGCTGTTTGGCATGTACGGCGAACATATGCCGGAACTCATTGCCCATGCAGGTGCGTCCTTCCCTGAGCTGTGTACCTCCATTTTCTATCGTTCGGATGGCGTATTCGGCATCATGGCAAACGTCCTGGCGACGTATATTATTCTGTTCGTGCTGTTTGGTGCGTTTCTGGAAAAATGCGGTGCACAGAAGTTCTTCATTGATTTTCCGCTGGCAGCAGTGGGTCATAAGGTGGGCGGTCCAGCCAAGGTGTCGGTTATCGCTTCCGGCCTGTTCGGGTCCATCTCGGGATCGGCTATCGCCAACACCGTGTCCACCGGCGCATTCACCATCCCGATGATGAAGAAGGCGGGCTTCAAGCCGCACGTCGCAGGCGGCATCGAACCGGCAGCCTCAATCGGCGGCATGTTCATGCCTCCCATTATGGGTGCCGGCGGATTCATCATGGCTGAAATGACCGGGCTACCGTATTCGCACATCATGCTGGTCGCTCTGTTCCCTGCAATCATGTACTTCTTCTCGGTTTTCGTCATGGTGCATTACGAAGCCAAGAAGAGTGGTGTCGTCGGTGAAAGATACAAATACTCCGCCATGGAGATCTTCAGGAAAGAATGGCTCTATACACTGCCGCTTCTTGTCATCACCATTTTCATGCTCGCGGGCTATTCTCCCGGCTATTCCGCCATCGTGGGACTGGCGACCTGCATCGGCTTATCCTTCAAGGATGAAGGGCACCACATCGACCCCACCCTGCTCTGCATCATGGGACTGATGGTCGTTTCTCCCTGGCTTATCAAGATCATCGGCGCTGCTGGCGGTCCCGAAGCCGTAAAAGCAGTCAAACCGTTCATGTCGGGGCGTATTCTGCTGCTGTACGGACTGATACTTGCCGCAGGCGTATTTGCATATCGCAGACAGACTGTCTCCGGCATGAAGGGCGAGCTGAGCGAATTCGTGGAGGCGGCCCGTATGGGAACCATCAATTCGCTCAAGATCGGCGCCACCGTCGGGGTTATCGGCATCATCATCGGTGTGTTGACCTACTCCGGTCTGGTACTGACCTTTGCAGATATCGTCATTGAACTGGCAAACGGCAATCTTGTGGCAACCATTCTGCTCATTGCATTGGCCTCACTCATCCTCGGTATGGGTGTTCCTGTCACCGCAGCCTATCTGATTACCGCTGTGGTTGCTGTACCAGCATTGACCCATCTAGGCGTCAACGAAGTCGCCGCACACATGATCGTGTACTGGCTGTCTCAGGATTCCAACATTACGCCTCCGGTCTGTATCGCGGCGTTTGCAGGGGCGACGATTGCCAAGGCCAACATGTGGAAAACAGCGTTTACGGCATTCAAGTTCGCTAAATTCCTCTATCTGGCCCCGTTCATGTTCGCCTATATCCCGGCCTTCACACTGGATGCACCCCCAACACAGATTGTCATATGGTTCGCCATTATCGCGGTTTGTGTTTACATGTATTCATGGTTCATGAGTGGCATCTGGTTCAGTCCGTTAAAGCGGCTGTTCAGCAGTGCGCCTGCATAG
- a CDS encoding TAXI family TRAP transporter solute-binding subunit, giving the protein MKRIIILALALAVILGMSFSAHAKKRYVFGGGPAGGTFQVVANGIQVFEPVKTSENFSIKAQSSGGSVENLRTTNAGRVAFSTVYAGHVYLGRTGQMKNDPRKYEKVMAVGYLYGAPAQLVVRKNSGIKSTKDLEGKKVGVGNAGSGAFANCELFFTHMGVWDKIERNAMGYNDAAQAFGNEQLDAFWLFTAFPSGAVIMAAQTNDIELIDLAADANVSGYFQKYPYFGKLSVPAGTYRGVEQNVPSFFDSALLVANADVPEEVVYEMMSAVWSDAGLKHMLEQKKTFKDMSIANGIKGVDPNVIPLHPGAIKFWKEKGVL; this is encoded by the coding sequence ATGAAACGGATTATCATCCTGGCCCTTGCGCTTGCCGTCATTCTCGGCATGTCTTTTTCTGCGCATGCGAAAAAACGCTACGTCTTCGGCGGCGGGCCTGCCGGCGGAACCTTCCAGGTTGTCGCCAACGGCATCCAGGTTTTTGAACCAGTCAAAACCAGTGAGAACTTCTCCATCAAGGCGCAGTCTTCCGGCGGCTCCGTCGAGAATCTGCGCACCACCAACGCCGGTCGCGTTGCCTTCTCCACCGTATATGCCGGTCACGTTTACCTTGGTCGCACAGGCCAGATGAAGAATGACCCCCGCAAGTATGAAAAAGTCATGGCAGTAGGCTATCTCTATGGTGCTCCTGCCCAGCTTGTCGTACGCAAGAATTCCGGCATCAAATCCACCAAGGACCTTGAAGGCAAGAAAGTCGGTGTCGGCAATGCCGGTTCCGGCGCATTCGCCAACTGTGAACTTTTCTTCACTCACATGGGTGTCTGGGACAAGATCGAACGGAACGCCATGGGCTACAACGATGCCGCCCAGGCTTTCGGCAACGAACAGCTCGACGCTTTCTGGTTGTTCACCGCTTTCCCGTCCGGCGCAGTCATCATGGCCGCTCAGACCAATGACATTGAGCTCATTGACCTGGCCGCAGACGCCAATGTTTCCGGCTACTTCCAAAAGTATCCCTACTTCGGAAAACTGTCCGTCCCCGCCGGCACCTACCGTGGCGTGGAACAAAATGTCCCCTCCTTCTTTGACTCCGCCCTGCTCGTCGCCAATGCCGACGTGCCTGAAGAAGTCGTGTACGAGATGATGTCTGCAGTCTGGTCTGACGCCGGTCTCAAGCACATGCTCGAACAAAAGAAGACCTTCAAGGATATGTCCATTGCCAACGGCATCAAGGGTGTTGACCCCAACGTCATTCCCCTGCACCCCGGCGCAATCAAGTTCTGGAAGGAAAAGGGCGTCCTCTAG
- a CDS encoding RNA methyltransferase: MLEELRVVLFRPKYPENIGSVARACLNMGVSDLVVVDPYNFDMEKALPLATAHARHVLESARIVETLAQAVEGCTAVFGTTARTGGWRKGIMNPDVLAGVVNERLNSGGRVAVVFGPEDKGLTNEETSICSGLMTIPTSQEGTSLNLAQAVVVVLYECFKKSLDGPFVPGGPPEERPATVQEQETMFQNLQETLLAIDFLKDDNPDYWMLPVRRFFSKINLKRNEFNLLMGVCRQVQWFVQTYGPGGKK; this comes from the coding sequence ATGCTTGAAGAATTGCGAGTGGTTCTTTTCCGACCAAAATACCCTGAAAATATCGGTTCGGTTGCCCGGGCCTGTCTGAACATGGGCGTGTCAGATCTTGTGGTGGTCGACCCGTACAATTTCGATATGGAAAAGGCGTTGCCTCTCGCCACGGCCCATGCCCGTCATGTCCTCGAATCCGCTCGCATCGTCGAGACGCTGGCTCAGGCTGTGGAAGGCTGTACTGCCGTCTTCGGCACAACAGCTCGGACCGGAGGCTGGCGCAAGGGCATCATGAATCCCGACGTGTTGGCAGGCGTTGTGAACGAACGTTTGAACAGCGGGGGCAGGGTCGCTGTCGTATTCGGTCCGGAAGATAAGGGCCTGACCAATGAAGAGACGTCCATCTGTTCTGGGCTGATGACCATCCCTACCAGCCAGGAAGGAACATCACTCAATCTGGCTCAGGCCGTAGTTGTGGTGTTGTACGAATGTTTCAAAAAATCATTGGATGGACCGTTTGTGCCGGGAGGACCTCCCGAAGAGCGGCCTGCCACGGTGCAGGAGCAGGAAACGATGTTTCAGAATCTTCAGGAAACACTGCTCGCCATTGATTTTCTCAAGGATGACAACCCGGATTACTGGATGCTGCCTGTGCGGCGGTTCTTTTCCAAGATCAATTTGAAGCGCAATGAGTTCAATCTGCTCATGGGGGTCTGCCGACAGGTACAGTGGTTTGTTCAGACATATGGCCCTGGCGGGAAGAAGTAG
- the sppA gene encoding signal peptide peptidase SppA, whose product MKFRLISVLMMILMTLPACAPKIKIFASPATDPLKEFVVEGEGAGKIALIHLRGFLSSQPKQGMLAAKPSQVQELVSALKLAEMDDEVKGVVLAIDSPGGTTTGSDVLYHEIMGFKTRTGKKVVVAMFDVAASGGYYAALPADWIMAHPTTITGSVGVVFMRPKLVDLMDKVGVDVEISKSGRDKDMGSPFRPTTQEEAALFQAIIDDFAARFHMLVAKHRKLSDADMKTVKTARVFTANQAKKIGLIDEVGYIQDAFAKARSLSGLPTDCQVVSYRRDTYPNDNPYNTLDSVDPARMNLLGVDASFIMPPKAGFYYVWPQGLTQ is encoded by the coding sequence ATGAAATTCCGCCTTATTTCCGTATTGATGATGATTCTGATGACTCTTCCGGCGTGTGCGCCAAAAATAAAGATATTCGCTTCTCCGGCCACGGACCCGCTCAAGGAATTCGTGGTTGAAGGTGAAGGTGCCGGTAAAATCGCCCTGATCCATTTGCGGGGATTCCTGTCCTCGCAGCCGAAGCAGGGGATGCTGGCAGCCAAACCGAGTCAGGTGCAGGAACTGGTCAGCGCCCTGAAACTGGCTGAGATGGACGATGAAGTGAAGGGCGTGGTTCTGGCAATCGACTCTCCCGGTGGAACTACTACCGGATCGGACGTGCTGTATCATGAAATCATGGGCTTCAAGACCCGCACCGGCAAGAAAGTCGTAGTCGCCATGTTCGACGTGGCTGCTTCTGGCGGCTATTACGCGGCTCTGCCTGCGGATTGGATCATGGCCCACCCGACTACGATTACAGGTTCTGTCGGTGTCGTATTCATGCGGCCCAAGTTGGTCGACCTCATGGATAAGGTCGGCGTGGACGTGGAAATATCCAAGTCAGGCAGGGACAAGGACATGGGATCGCCTTTCCGACCGACCACACAGGAGGAGGCAGCGCTGTTCCAGGCCATTATTGATGACTTTGCTGCACGATTCCATATGCTGGTCGCCAAACACCGCAAGCTTTCTGACGCGGACATGAAGACCGTGAAGACCGCTCGTGTATTCACGGCCAATCAGGCGAAGAAAATCGGCCTCATTGATGAGGTTGGATATATTCAGGATGCCTTTGCCAAGGCCCGGAGCCTGTCCGGGCTGCCGACTGACTGCCAGGTCGTCAGCTACCGGCGCGACACGTACCCCAATGACAACCCGTATAATACGCTGGATTCGGTTGACCCTGCACGTATGAACCTGCTCGGTGTGGATGCGAGCTTCATCATGCCGCCTAAGGCGGGGTTCTATTATGTCTGGCCTCAGGGGCTGACGCAGTAA
- a CDS encoding aldehyde ferredoxin oxidoreductase family protein, with protein MTKEVYGNMGIILRVDLTTGSITREDASKYNEKWLGGRCLAHYLLFNEVDVAKTEPLSPDNKVYIGTGTLGATTFPSSGRTHATYLSPMNYSGWGDSNCGGHFGPALKRCGYDMLVISGKAKTPVYLYIEDDEIRLESAADIWGKGTIDTQAELIEKHGEPTKLLCIGQAGENLVRYANVRTETTNSMGRCGMGAVFGSKNLKAVVAKGSKPVKLFKPKEFYKVTKQLRDELMDPKFGKVHSLTYELMSKWGTPGITNLIGTTGMVPIRNWQRCGIDPKFDRLVRSWNKDHGTRREACFTCPVHCHAAYAVKDGKYPTRGGGPEYETTTALGHKCDITDDKAVLKLNTMCNDYGLDTVETGAMFSTLMELMERELIDKSFLDDIDMQFGNGDACVAMMPKIVFRQGCGDKLADGPYRVAKALGEDALQSVYHQKGMCATGVETRSTIGSMLQFAVSPRGSHHLNGLPTAEWVNIPPVAVKVAGFKEAGDVRSYHPEAKARLVQYYENMFFLSDSLGICKFNFGHLGYWHDKVEDLEHMYDLICQSIYYASGIKYTTEELFEIFERSNQIERATIVMRGIRREDDQPNWKCLNKECPGEHPVGPIPLPPIDGVKYNKILDAYYKQRGWDMDGIPETDHLKKLGLDFVAKKMKKALSA; from the coding sequence ATGACAAAAGAAGTTTACGGAAACATGGGGATAATCCTGCGCGTGGACCTGACCACAGGATCAATCACGCGAGAGGATGCCTCCAAGTATAATGAAAAATGGCTGGGCGGACGCTGTCTGGCACATTACCTGCTGTTCAATGAAGTGGATGTGGCAAAGACCGAACCGCTGTCTCCGGACAACAAGGTTTACATCGGCACCGGAACCCTGGGTGCGACGACCTTTCCCAGTTCAGGCCGTACGCACGCCACCTACCTCTCTCCCATGAATTACTCCGGCTGGGGCGACTCCAACTGCGGCGGTCACTTCGGTCCGGCTCTGAAGCGGTGCGGCTATGACATGCTGGTCATCAGCGGCAAAGCCAAGACGCCGGTGTATCTGTATATTGAAGATGACGAAATCCGCCTTGAATCCGCCGCCGACATCTGGGGCAAGGGCACCATCGACACCCAGGCCGAGCTGATCGAGAAACACGGCGAACCCACAAAGCTGCTCTGTATCGGTCAGGCTGGCGAGAACCTCGTTCGCTACGCCAATGTCCGCACCGAGACCACCAACTCCATGGGCCGTTGCGGCATGGGCGCGGTCTTTGGCTCCAAGAATCTCAAGGCAGTGGTTGCCAAAGGCTCCAAGCCGGTCAAACTGTTCAAGCCCAAGGAATTCTACAAGGTCACCAAGCAGCTTCGCGATGAGCTGATGGACCCCAAATTCGGCAAGGTGCATAGCCTGACGTATGAACTCATGTCCAAATGGGGAACTCCGGGCATCACCAATCTGATCGGCACCACAGGCATGGTGCCCATTCGCAACTGGCAGCGGTGCGGCATAGATCCGAAATTCGACCGTCTGGTTCGCTCATGGAACAAGGATCACGGCACCCGCCGCGAAGCCTGTTTCACCTGCCCTGTGCATTGTCACGCAGCCTACGCGGTCAAGGACGGCAAGTACCCGACACGCGGCGGCGGACCTGAGTACGAAACCACCACGGCACTCGGTCACAAGTGCGACATCACTGACGACAAGGCCGTGCTCAAACTCAATACCATGTGCAACGATTATGGCCTGGACACCGTCGAAACCGGCGCGATGTTTTCGACCCTGATGGAACTCATGGAACGCGAACTTATCGACAAATCATTTCTGGATGATATCGACATGCAGTTCGGAAACGGTGACGCCTGTGTCGCCATGATGCCCAAGATCGTCTTCCGCCAGGGATGCGGCGACAAATTGGCTGATGGGCCATATCGTGTCGCCAAGGCTTTGGGCGAAGACGCACTGCAGTCCGTTTATCACCAGAAAGGCATGTGTGCCACGGGTGTTGAAACCCGTTCCACCATCGGTTCCATGTTGCAGTTCGCGGTGTCCCCGCGTGGCTCGCACCACCTGAACGGCCTGCCCACGGCAGAATGGGTCAACATCCCGCCCGTGGCCGTAAAGGTCGCCGGATTCAAGGAAGCAGGCGACGTCCGCTCATACCACCCCGAGGCCAAGGCCCGTCTGGTACAATACTACGAAAACATGTTCTTCCTGTCCGACAGTCTTGGAATCTGCAAGTTCAACTTCGGCCATCTCGGCTACTGGCATGACAAGGTCGAAGATCTGGAACACATGTACGACCTGATCTGCCAGTCCATCTACTATGCCTCGGGCATCAAATACACGACCGAGGAACTGTTCGAGATCTTCGAGCGGTCCAATCAGATCGAACGCGCCACCATCGTCATGCGCGGCATCCGTCGCGAGGATGACCAGCCCAACTGGAAATGTCTGAACAAGGAATGTCCGGGTGAACATCCGGTCGGTCCGATTCCGCTGCCTCCCATCGACGGCGTAAAATACAACAAGATTCTGGACGCGTACTACAAACAGCGCGGCTGGGACATGGACGGCATTCCCGAGACAGACCATCTGAAGAAACTCGGCCTCGATTTCGTGGCCAAGAAAATGAAGAAAGCACTCTCCGCATAG